The DNA segment TCAGTTTAGCGATAGCTGGATCGACAATGGCGGTGGCACAAGAAAGAATCATTAGCGCGGGCTCAACGGTAACAGAAATTGTCGAAGCGCTTGGTGCCACCTCCCAGTTAGTGGCAATCGATGTGACTAGCCAACAGCCAAGTGATAAAACGCTGCCTGTTGTTGGTTATCACCGTCAACTGGCTGCTGAAGGCTTATTGGCTTTGCAACCTACTCGATTGATTGGCTCTGAAGAAATGGGGCCTGATACGACATTAAATACATTAAAACAAGCCGGCGTGTCTGTTGATGTTGTGAACAGTCAAAATACTGTAGAGGGGTTAGATAAACGTATTGATAAAATTGCAGCTCTGACTGATACCGAAAATGAAGCACAGATTATTAAGGATAAAGTTCACCAACAAGTAAAAACACTGAGCTCACATCAACCTGAATATAAAAAGAAAGCCCTATTTTTACTGATTCATGAAGGCCGACCTGCCAATGTAGCGGGTAGCGATACTACACCCGATGCTTTAATTCGTTTAATTGGCGCTGAGAACCCAGCCTCAACGTTGACATCTTATAAACCAATTTCAGTTGAATCTATGGTGCAAATGCAACCCGATGTGATTTTAGTCAGTGGACGCAGTTTTGATGAATTGGGCGGTGCTCAAGCGGTGTTAGATAAAATGCCAATGCTAGCGGCAACGCCGGCAGGTAAGCACCTTAATATCATTACGATTGATGGTAAAGCATTGGTGGGTGGCCTT comes from the Vibrio gangliei genome and includes:
- a CDS encoding heme/hemin ABC transporter substrate-binding protein; translated protein: MSLVSLAIAGSTMAVAQERIISAGSTVTEIVEALGATSQLVAIDVTSQQPSDKTLPVVGYHRQLAAEGLLALQPTRLIGSEEMGPDTTLNTLKQAGVSVDVVNSQNTVEGLDKRIDKIAALTDTENEAQIIKDKVHQQVKTLSSHQPEYKKKALFLLIHEGRPANVAGSDTTPDALIRLIGAENPASTLTSYKPISVESMVQMQPDVILVSGRSFDELGGAQAVLDKMPMLAATPAGKHLNIITIDGKALVGGLGLKTLAEAERIQPLVYPAE